One Actinoplanes missouriensis 431 DNA segment encodes these proteins:
- a CDS encoding extracellular solute-binding protein yields MERRDFLGMGIGVLGAAGLAACGSGSESPSPAPAEVPKELLDAAAGLKGSAMGMLSQKLYSTAANEALDASIRKFAEASGTKIENSLVQADAGDVVAKIDAEVKGGVARDLAFMTDSRFIAQFHALGDLEDVTETVEALTARYGEPCAEAKNFCVFDGKWYAIPYHFIGIGSFLRKDWMQEKGITPKDSYSWEELRDVCLAISDPGKRRFGWGMSVNRSGDGNGMIEALINAYGGAIASNDGRKVTFDSPETVQAVTFLGDIYTDPKYKPMLPPGVDSWTDTSNNENWLAGVLGYTRNSFSVYADSKTKKNPVYDRTHVFSDCTGPATDTSLLLGQSQGFVVFKGAKNGALARLLAQYLITAPALVGVAKEAPGLAMPAWAKVWDADPFFASGDPAFPMLRTMSQQSLPLKTANGLSFPQKASAGQQAVIAAYVLTDMMQQVVQGAAPAKAVTDADARMKQIFAQQGLPQ; encoded by the coding sequence ATGGAGAGACGCGACTTCCTGGGAATGGGCATCGGGGTGCTCGGCGCGGCAGGCCTGGCCGCGTGCGGCAGCGGGTCCGAGTCCCCGTCCCCGGCCCCGGCGGAGGTGCCGAAGGAACTGCTCGACGCCGCCGCGGGACTCAAGGGCTCCGCGATGGGCATGCTGTCGCAGAAGCTGTACTCGACGGCGGCCAACGAGGCGCTCGACGCCTCGATCCGGAAATTCGCCGAGGCCAGCGGGACGAAGATCGAGAACAGCCTGGTCCAGGCCGACGCCGGCGACGTGGTCGCGAAGATCGACGCTGAGGTCAAGGGCGGTGTGGCCCGCGACCTGGCGTTCATGACCGACTCCCGGTTCATCGCGCAGTTCCACGCGCTGGGCGACCTGGAGGACGTGACCGAGACCGTCGAGGCGCTGACCGCCCGGTACGGCGAGCCCTGCGCCGAGGCCAAGAACTTCTGCGTCTTCGACGGCAAGTGGTACGCGATCCCGTACCACTTCATCGGGATCGGATCGTTCCTGCGCAAGGACTGGATGCAGGAAAAGGGGATCACGCCCAAGGACTCCTACAGCTGGGAGGAGCTGCGTGACGTCTGCCTGGCGATCTCCGACCCGGGCAAGCGCCGCTTCGGCTGGGGGATGTCCGTCAACCGCTCCGGCGACGGCAACGGCATGATCGAGGCGCTGATCAACGCGTACGGCGGGGCGATCGCCTCCAACGACGGCCGCAAGGTCACCTTCGACTCCCCGGAGACCGTGCAGGCGGTCACCTTCCTCGGCGACATCTACACCGACCCGAAGTACAAGCCGATGCTGCCGCCCGGCGTGGACAGCTGGACCGACACCAGCAACAACGAGAACTGGCTGGCCGGCGTCCTCGGATACACCCGCAACAGCTTCAGCGTCTACGCCGACTCCAAGACCAAGAAGAACCCGGTGTACGACCGGACGCACGTCTTCTCCGACTGCACCGGCCCGGCCACCGACACGTCGCTGCTGCTCGGCCAGTCGCAGGGCTTCGTCGTGTTCAAGGGCGCGAAGAACGGCGCCCTGGCCCGGCTCCTGGCGCAATACCTGATCACCGCGCCCGCGCTGGTCGGCGTCGCGAAGGAGGCGCCCGGCCTGGCGATGCCCGCCTGGGCGAAGGTGTGGGACGCCGACCCGTTCTTCGCGAGCGGCGACCCCGCGTTCCCGATGCTGCGCACCATGTCCCAGCAGTCACTGCCGCTCAAGACCGCGAACGGCCTGAGCTTCCCGCAGAAGGCCAGCGCCGGGCAGCAGGCCGTCATCGCGGCCTACGTGCTGACCGACATGATGCAGCAGGTCGTGCAGGGGGCGGCGCCCGCGAAGGCGGTCACCGACGCGGACGCCAGGATGAAGCAGATCTTCGCCCAGCAGGGGCTGCCGCAGTGA
- a CDS encoding ABC transporter permease, translating into MREPLPPGPGSLTPAERRLGRDWRLAALFLTPTAVLVGALVLVPIIQSFVTSTTERHGAASVFVGLDNYRALAGDAQFRTGVVNSFVFTAYAEVFKVVLGLAAALLLHRVRRGRALLTGLLLVPWVVPTVVTAFSWRALLDPIFGSVNTLLTASGIGPLLASLHLVDSWPAGWLSDPGLAMPSVILVNVWKGVPFFTVCFLAGLKAIPAEHYEAATIDGASSWQQLRHVTLPGLRHVITVTVTLSSIWTFNNFDLIWLLTQGGPGDVTAPYVLVAYSKAILQLQYGAGAAATLIMLPIIAGLVFVLVRLLRQDSGNRPPRLSGRTRAALKWGVTALVTGLLLGASPEIFWRAAVVLAVILLIAAAVGRAASASPALSRAGSALALAGLLVFVLGPMYWIAVTAFKSESQIVSRVSDLWPAPWTLEQFGALVANQPFGRWYLNTIMVSAASTAVALVCAALGGYALARLRFRGAQGFTVTVLLTYVMPGALLFIPLYQLLIETRLTDSLWSLVLTYPTFTLPFATWLLTGYFASIPVDLEEAALVDGSTRLQAFRRVVLPLAKPGLLAVGLFTLTNAWNEFLFAFVFITKDEFKTLPVGMQSMIAGDVVPQGQLAAASLLVSIPVVVMYAFGQRFLTEGLTAGAVKG; encoded by the coding sequence GTGAGGGAGCCATTACCACCGGGGCCTGGCTCCCTCACCCCGGCCGAACGGCGGCTGGGCCGCGACTGGCGGCTCGCGGCGCTGTTCCTGACACCCACCGCCGTCCTCGTCGGCGCGCTGGTGCTGGTGCCGATCATTCAGTCGTTCGTCACCAGCACCACCGAGCGGCACGGCGCGGCGAGCGTCTTCGTCGGTCTCGACAACTATCGGGCGCTCGCCGGGGACGCGCAGTTCCGTACCGGCGTGGTGAATTCGTTCGTCTTCACGGCGTACGCCGAAGTCTTCAAGGTCGTTCTGGGTCTGGCCGCGGCTCTGCTGCTGCACCGGGTGCGCCGTGGCCGCGCGCTGCTGACCGGGCTGCTGCTGGTGCCGTGGGTGGTGCCGACGGTGGTCACGGCGTTCAGCTGGCGCGCTCTGCTCGACCCGATCTTCGGCAGCGTCAACACGCTGCTCACCGCCTCGGGCATCGGCCCGCTGCTGGCGAGTCTGCATCTGGTGGACAGCTGGCCGGCCGGCTGGCTGTCCGACCCGGGGCTGGCCATGCCGTCGGTGATCCTGGTCAACGTCTGGAAGGGGGTGCCGTTCTTCACCGTCTGCTTCCTCGCCGGGCTCAAGGCGATCCCGGCCGAGCACTACGAGGCCGCCACCATCGACGGGGCCTCGTCGTGGCAGCAGCTGCGGCACGTCACGCTGCCCGGCCTGCGCCACGTGATCACCGTGACGGTCACCCTGTCGTCGATCTGGACGTTCAACAACTTCGACCTCATCTGGCTGCTCACCCAGGGCGGCCCGGGTGACGTGACAGCGCCGTACGTGCTGGTCGCCTACTCCAAGGCGATCCTGCAACTGCAGTACGGCGCGGGCGCGGCCGCCACGCTGATCATGCTGCCGATCATCGCCGGCCTGGTGTTCGTCCTGGTCCGGCTGCTGCGCCAGGACTCCGGCAACCGGCCACCACGACTGTCCGGCCGCACCCGCGCGGCGCTGAAATGGGGCGTCACCGCGCTCGTCACGGGCCTGCTCCTCGGGGCGTCGCCGGAGATCTTCTGGCGGGCCGCGGTGGTCCTCGCGGTGATCCTGCTGATCGCGGCCGCGGTCGGGCGGGCGGCGTCCGCATCCCCGGCGCTGTCGCGAGCCGGGTCGGCGCTCGCGCTGGCCGGGCTGCTCGTCTTCGTGCTCGGTCCGATGTACTGGATCGCGGTCACCGCGTTCAAATCGGAGAGCCAGATCGTCTCGCGCGTCAGCGACCTGTGGCCGGCGCCGTGGACCCTCGAACAGTTCGGCGCGCTCGTCGCCAACCAGCCGTTCGGCCGCTGGTACCTCAACACGATCATGGTGTCGGCGGCGTCGACCGCGGTGGCGCTGGTCTGCGCCGCCCTGGGCGGGTACGCGCTGGCCCGGCTGCGGTTCCGCGGCGCCCAGGGCTTCACCGTGACGGTACTGCTCACCTACGTGATGCCCGGCGCGCTGCTGTTCATCCCGCTCTACCAGCTGCTCATCGAGACCCGGCTGACCGACTCGCTGTGGTCGCTGGTGCTCACCTACCCGACGTTCACGCTGCCGTTCGCCACCTGGCTGCTGACCGGCTACTTCGCGTCGATCCCGGTCGACCTGGAGGAGGCGGCGCTGGTCGACGGCAGCACCCGCTTGCAGGCGTTCCGCCGGGTGGTGCTGCCGCTGGCCAAGCCGGGCCTGCTCGCGGTCGGGCTGTTCACCCTGACCAACGCCTGGAACGAGTTCCTCTTCGCCTTCGTGTTCATCACCAAGGACGAGTTCAAGACGCTCCCGGTCGGCATGCAGTCGATGATCGCCGGGGACGTCGTGCCGCAGGGTCAGCTCGCCGCCGCGTCGCTGCTGGTCAGCATCCCGGTGGTGGTCATGTACGCGTTCGGGCAGCGCTTCCTCACCGAGGGGCTCACGGCGGGCGCGGTGAAGGGCTGA
- a CDS encoding endo-1,4-beta-xylanase, with protein sequence MRRHRLLAPIAGAAVLLAGQLAFAGSATAVPGPAADRPSAGPAYPADSLRALGARTGLRIGTAINADELGANEEYTRIAAEQFSSVTAENVMKWAEVEAVRGVYTWEKADQLVAFAKKNRQLVRGHTLLWHNQLPAWLSSDGYTTTLSDDEVKAALKKHIFAQMRHFKGQIWQWDVVNEAFDDNGEPRQTIWYKAWGGTGYIADAFRWAHQADPKALLFYNDYNLEFTGPKSNAVYELVRSLKAQRVPIHGVGFQGHLSTQYGYPDLQNNLERFAALGQKVALTEVDVRTATKPEAVNEPVNPLASYAQESYWSRTLKACLAVRACISFTPWGFGDAYSWVPGWFDDPQEGAALIYDEQLNPKGQYHVLQQDLALAAGAPRR encoded by the coding sequence ATGCGTCGTCATCGACTTCTCGCCCCCATAGCCGGCGCCGCCGTGCTGCTGGCCGGACAGCTCGCGTTCGCCGGTTCCGCCACCGCGGTCCCCGGCCCGGCCGCCGACCGCCCGTCGGCCGGGCCGGCCTACCCGGCCGATTCGCTGCGGGCGCTCGGCGCGCGCACCGGCCTGCGCATCGGCACCGCCATCAACGCCGACGAGCTCGGCGCCAACGAGGAGTACACGCGGATCGCCGCCGAGCAGTTCTCCAGCGTCACCGCGGAGAACGTGATGAAGTGGGCCGAGGTGGAGGCCGTCCGCGGCGTCTACACCTGGGAGAAGGCCGACCAGCTCGTCGCGTTCGCCAAGAAGAACCGTCAGCTGGTCCGCGGTCACACGCTGCTCTGGCACAACCAGCTGCCCGCCTGGCTGTCCAGCGACGGCTACACCACCACCCTGTCCGACGACGAGGTGAAGGCGGCCCTCAAGAAGCACATCTTCGCGCAGATGCGCCACTTCAAGGGCCAGATCTGGCAGTGGGACGTGGTCAACGAGGCGTTCGACGACAACGGCGAGCCGCGCCAGACCATCTGGTACAAGGCGTGGGGCGGCACCGGTTACATCGCCGACGCGTTCCGCTGGGCGCACCAGGCCGACCCGAAGGCGCTGCTGTTCTACAACGACTACAACCTCGAGTTCACCGGGCCCAAGAGCAACGCGGTGTACGAGCTGGTCAGGTCGCTCAAGGCGCAGCGGGTGCCGATCCACGGCGTCGGTTTCCAGGGTCACCTCTCCACCCAGTACGGATACCCGGACCTGCAGAACAACCTGGAACGGTTCGCCGCGCTGGGACAGAAGGTCGCGCTCACCGAGGTCGACGTGCGCACCGCCACCAAGCCCGAGGCGGTCAACGAGCCGGTCAACCCGCTGGCCTCGTACGCCCAGGAGAGTTACTGGTCGCGGACGCTGAAGGCCTGCCTGGCCGTCCGCGCCTGCATCTCCTTCACGCCGTGGGGCTTCGGTGACGCGTACTCGTGGGTGCCGGGCTGGTTCGACGACCCGCAGGAGGGCGCCGCCCTGATCTACGACGAGCAGCTGAACCCGAAGGGCCAGTACCACGTCCTGCAGCAGGACCTGGCGCTCGCCGCCGGCGCGCCGCGCCGCTGA
- a CDS encoding IlvD/Edd family dehydratase, translating to MQRRSAQWYAGDDRNSYIHRAWMRRGLPADAFDGRPHIAIANTASDLTPCNAHFDEVARSVADGIHRAGGVALNLPVVSIGETQVRPTAMLWRNMAAMAIEEMLRANPIDGVVLLGGCDKTIPALLMGAASVDLPAVVMPGGPMLTGTFRGVPLGCGTDVWKLSEEVRAGTLSAAEFTRSESSMIRSKGHCNTMGTASTMGLLAEVLGMTLPGVAGTPAPDSRLLEAAHATGVLAVGLVDADRRPSQVMTRGSFLNAIVALAALGGSTNAVVHLLAIAGRLGVPLSQDDFDTTGADVPLLVDLLPAGRFLMDDLYRAGGLHAVLAEVRDLLDPSAITVTGRPLTEHLGDARVHDREVIRPRAEPLLPHAGIAVLYGNLAPDGAVVKPAAASEHLLRHRGPAVVFDSVEDLHARLDDPDLDVTADSVLVLRGCGPKGYPGMPEVSNMPLPAKLLEQGVRDMVRVCDGRMSGTAYGTVVLHVAPEAAAGGPLARVRTGDMIILDVANRRLDADVPAEEWAAREPSPEAAKAYAAPSRGWERLYVDTVGQADTGADCDFLRGASGDRVSRESH from the coding sequence ATGCAGCGACGCAGTGCACAGTGGTACGCCGGTGACGACCGGAACAGCTACATCCACCGCGCCTGGATGCGCCGGGGCCTGCCGGCCGACGCGTTCGACGGGCGCCCGCACATCGCCATCGCCAACACCGCCTCGGACCTGACCCCGTGCAACGCCCACTTCGACGAGGTCGCCCGCAGCGTCGCCGACGGCATCCACCGGGCGGGCGGCGTCGCGCTGAACCTGCCCGTCGTGTCGATCGGCGAGACCCAGGTCCGGCCCACCGCGATGCTGTGGCGAAACATGGCCGCGATGGCGATCGAGGAGATGCTGCGCGCCAACCCGATCGACGGCGTCGTCCTGCTCGGCGGCTGCGACAAGACCATCCCCGCGCTGCTCATGGGCGCCGCCTCGGTCGACCTGCCGGCCGTCGTGATGCCCGGCGGCCCGATGCTGACCGGCACCTTCCGGGGCGTGCCGCTCGGCTGCGGCACCGACGTGTGGAAGCTGAGCGAGGAGGTCCGGGCCGGCACCCTGAGCGCCGCCGAGTTCACCCGCTCCGAGTCATCGATGATCAGGAGCAAGGGCCACTGCAACACCATGGGTACGGCGTCGACCATGGGCCTGCTCGCCGAAGTGCTCGGCATGACCCTGCCGGGGGTGGCCGGCACGCCCGCCCCGGACAGCCGGCTGCTGGAGGCCGCCCACGCGACCGGGGTGCTCGCCGTCGGCCTGGTCGACGCGGACCGCCGCCCGAGCCAGGTGATGACCCGCGGCTCGTTCCTCAACGCGATCGTCGCGCTCGCCGCCCTGGGCGGCTCCACCAACGCCGTCGTGCACCTGCTGGCCATCGCCGGCCGGCTCGGCGTGCCGCTGTCCCAGGACGACTTCGACACCACCGGCGCCGACGTTCCGCTGCTGGTCGACCTGCTCCCGGCCGGCCGCTTCCTGATGGACGACCTCTACCGCGCCGGCGGTCTGCACGCCGTCCTCGCCGAGGTCCGTGACCTGCTCGACCCGTCCGCGATCACGGTCACCGGCCGGCCGCTGACCGAGCACCTCGGCGACGCCCGCGTCCACGACCGCGAGGTGATCCGGCCGCGGGCCGAACCGTTGCTGCCGCACGCCGGGATCGCGGTCCTCTACGGCAACCTGGCGCCGGACGGCGCGGTCGTCAAACCGGCCGCCGCGTCCGAGCACTTGCTGCGCCACCGGGGTCCGGCCGTGGTCTTCGACTCCGTCGAGGACCTGCACGCCCGGCTCGACGACCCGGACCTGGACGTCACCGCCGACTCGGTGCTGGTGCTGCGCGGCTGCGGTCCCAAGGGCTATCCGGGCATGCCGGAGGTGTCCAACATGCCGCTGCCGGCGAAACTCCTCGAACAGGGGGTCCGCGACATGGTCCGGGTCTGCGACGGGCGGATGTCGGGTACGGCGTACGGCACGGTGGTCCTGCACGTCGCCCCGGAAGCCGCGGCGGGCGGGCCGCTCGCCCGGGTCCGCACCGGCGACATGATCATCCTCGACGTCGCGAACCGGCGCCTCGACGCCGACGTCCCGGCCGAGGAGTGGGCCGCCCGCGAGCCGTCACCGGAGGCGGCGAAAGCCTACGCGGCGCCGTCCCGCGGCTGGGAGCGTCTCTACGTCGACACCGTCGGCCAGGCCGACACCGGCGCCGACTGCGACTTCCTGCGCGGCGCGAGCGGCGACCGCGTCTCCCGCGAGTCCCACTGA
- a CDS encoding GGDEF domain-containing protein encodes MVFRSFALLIGVLAVTGWQTATWIVVAGSAVSSALVVVRQLTAFADNARLLRIVDAKVAEVNRLAAEMEHRAFHDALTGLANRAMFQRRLDEHTDARVVLLIDLDGFKPINDTYGHAAGDAVLAAVALRLREFTGPGDVAARLGGDEFGMLWTQPLTGDEARARAADLAAAIGLPMMVLGQEVRVGASIGVAIGDAGCSGDALLHEADLAMYAQKAAKAPRPSAPRQVARSHH; translated from the coding sequence GTGGTCTTCCGCAGTTTCGCCCTGCTGATCGGGGTGCTCGCGGTGACCGGCTGGCAGACGGCCACCTGGATCGTGGTGGCGGGTTCGGCGGTGAGCTCGGCGCTGGTGGTGGTGCGGCAGCTGACCGCGTTCGCCGACAACGCCCGACTGCTGCGGATCGTCGACGCCAAGGTCGCCGAGGTGAACCGTCTCGCGGCGGAGATGGAGCATCGCGCGTTCCACGACGCGCTGACCGGTCTCGCCAATCGCGCGATGTTCCAGCGGCGCCTCGACGAGCACACCGACGCCCGTGTCGTTCTCCTGATCGACCTCGACGGATTCAAACCGATCAACGATACGTACGGGCACGCCGCCGGCGACGCGGTGCTCGCGGCCGTGGCGCTCCGGTTGCGCGAGTTCACCGGGCCCGGCGACGTCGCGGCCCGGCTGGGTGGTGACGAGTTCGGCATGCTCTGGACGCAGCCGCTGACCGGTGACGAGGCGCGTGCCCGGGCGGCCGACCTGGCCGCGGCGATCGGGCTGCCGATGATGGTCCTCGGCCAGGAGGTCCGGGTCGGCGCGAGCATCGGCGTGGCCATCGGTGACGCCGGGTGCAGCGGTGACGCGTTGCTGCACGAGGCCGACCTGGCGATGTACGCCCAGAAGGCGGCGAAGGCGCCCAGGCCCTCTGCGCCGCGTCAGGTGGCGCGGAGCCACCACTAG
- a CDS encoding glycoside hydrolase family 27 protein, translating into MTRTVAVIAALGAAALALTAPAPAAAAPGSPAVRPPLGWNSWNTFGCDISEAKIRAAADAMVSSGMKAAGYQYVVVDDCWQATTRDAAGNLRSDPVRFPSGMKALGDYIHGKGLKFGIYQAPREETCAQYFNALGGATGALGHERQDATTFASWGVDFLKYDWCSPWGTLNDQIAGFTTMRDALRATGRPIVYSINSNSAHTNTGPSYDWGPIADMWRTTEDITDTWTSGCRADCFMGVTEILDVQAPLYPRAGPQHWNDPDMLEVGVRGTFTPTENRAHFSMWAIMAAPLIAGNDITTMSADVRSVLTNPDVLAINQDSAGRQAQRVRDSGETEVWAKTLSDGSAAVALLNRSNSAATVSTTAAEAGLGAASGYQLFDVWTKAARNTSSAISATVPPHGVVMYRVRTGSTEPTPTFSLRGAGSGRCLDVLGGAPADGAQAVVWDCNGGITQIITSASGQLRIGGRCLDAEQNGVTDGTRVILWTCGSGANQQWTLQSDGTVRGARSGKCLDVNAAATANNSPIILWTCTAAANQRWSRL; encoded by the coding sequence ATGACGCGTACCGTCGCGGTGATCGCCGCCCTCGGCGCGGCGGCGCTCGCGCTGACCGCGCCCGCACCGGCCGCGGCCGCTCCCGGCAGCCCCGCGGTCCGGCCGCCGCTCGGCTGGAACAGCTGGAACACCTTCGGCTGCGACATCTCCGAAGCCAAGATCCGCGCGGCCGCCGACGCCATGGTCAGCTCCGGCATGAAGGCCGCCGGATACCAGTACGTCGTCGTCGACGACTGCTGGCAGGCCACCACCCGCGACGCCGCCGGCAACCTGCGCTCCGACCCGGTGCGGTTCCCGTCCGGCATGAAGGCCCTCGGCGACTACATCCACGGCAAGGGCCTGAAGTTCGGCATCTACCAGGCGCCGCGCGAGGAGACCTGCGCCCAGTACTTCAACGCCCTCGGCGGCGCGACAGGCGCGCTCGGCCACGAGCGGCAGGACGCGACCACCTTCGCGTCCTGGGGCGTCGACTTCCTCAAGTACGACTGGTGCTCGCCGTGGGGCACCCTGAACGACCAGATCGCCGGCTTCACCACGATGCGTGACGCGCTGCGCGCCACCGGACGGCCGATCGTCTACTCGATCAACTCGAACAGCGCCCACACCAACACCGGCCCCTCCTACGACTGGGGCCCGATCGCCGACATGTGGCGCACCACCGAGGACATCACCGACACGTGGACCAGCGGCTGCCGCGCCGACTGCTTCATGGGCGTCACCGAGATCCTGGACGTGCAGGCCCCGCTGTACCCCCGGGCCGGGCCGCAGCACTGGAACGACCCGGACATGCTCGAGGTCGGCGTCCGTGGCACGTTCACCCCGACCGAGAACCGGGCGCACTTCAGCATGTGGGCGATCATGGCGGCGCCGCTGATCGCCGGCAACGACATCACCACCATGAGCGCCGACGTGCGCTCGGTGCTGACGAACCCGGACGTGCTGGCGATCAACCAGGACAGCGCCGGCCGGCAGGCCCAGCGGGTCCGCGACTCCGGTGAGACCGAGGTCTGGGCGAAGACGCTCAGTGACGGGTCGGCGGCGGTCGCCCTGCTCAACCGGTCGAACAGCGCTGCCACGGTCTCCACCACGGCCGCCGAGGCCGGCCTGGGCGCGGCGAGCGGATACCAGCTGTTCGACGTCTGGACCAAGGCCGCACGCAACACCTCGTCGGCGATCAGCGCGACAGTCCCGCCGCACGGCGTGGTCATGTACCGGGTCCGGACCGGCTCCACCGAGCCGACCCCCACGTTCAGCCTGCGCGGCGCGGGCTCCGGGCGCTGCCTGGACGTGCTCGGCGGCGCCCCCGCCGACGGCGCGCAGGCCGTCGTCTGGGACTGCAACGGCGGCATCACCCAGATCATCACCAGCGCGTCGGGACAGCTGCGCATCGGCGGCAGATGCCTCGACGCCGAGCAGAACGGCGTCACCGACGGCACCCGGGTGATCCTCTGGACCTGCGGATCCGGCGCCAACCAGCAGTGGACGCTGCAGTCCGACGGCACGGTCCGCGGCGCCCGGTCCGGCAAATGCCTCGACGTGAACGCCGCCGCCACCGCCAACAACAGCCCGATCATCCTGTGGACCTGCACCGCCGCCGCCAACCAGCGCTGGAGCCGCCTCTGA
- a CDS encoding glycoside hydrolase family 43 protein — protein sequence MPLSRREFTRLATLGALTTAAGGGALLGTPSPALAANAAYAFGYFKETQDQSGDSYALHLAVSTDGLSWRPLNQNNPVATPTAGTQGLRDPFILRKQDGTFVVLATDLKGRIFNLNNQYLHVWDSPDLRSFTGYRRIRMHGLNTHTWAPTAFWVPARNEYAIVYSANNGQDVFMVNYTSDFRTVSANQVYFSPGYPVLDADIVADGSTFYMYYKNLNDGLLYGARSSTGNPNSYSTYTSGLRQGSAIEAPLLIKNNTGSGWRLWGDSFSPVNNDYYAWSTGNIGGNAWTPLGQRDFTPPLNAKHGSIVGITSAEYDGLVTRWGLPAWVRLKSYNFPDRFVRHADNIGRIDAYPFDPHQDQLWRMVPGLADSAAVSFESVNFPGRFLRHSDYAIRLDASDGTATFRGDATFTRVAGLADSTWSSFRSYNVPDRYLRHSGYVLRIDPLSASASATDRQDATFRVC from the coding sequence GTGCCTCTGTCCCGAAGAGAGTTCACTCGCCTCGCCACCCTCGGCGCGCTGACCACCGCCGCCGGCGGCGGCGCGCTGCTCGGCACGCCGTCCCCCGCTCTGGCCGCCAACGCCGCCTACGCCTTCGGGTACTTCAAGGAGACCCAGGACCAGAGCGGCGACAGCTACGCCCTGCACCTCGCCGTCAGCACCGACGGCCTGAGCTGGCGGCCGCTGAACCAGAACAACCCGGTGGCCACACCGACCGCCGGCACCCAGGGCCTGCGTGACCCGTTCATCCTGCGTAAACAGGACGGCACGTTCGTCGTGCTCGCCACCGACCTCAAGGGCCGCATCTTCAACCTCAACAACCAGTACCTGCACGTGTGGGACTCCCCCGACCTGCGCAGCTTCACCGGGTACCGCCGGATCCGGATGCACGGGCTCAACACCCACACGTGGGCGCCCACCGCGTTCTGGGTGCCGGCCCGCAACGAGTACGCCATCGTCTACTCGGCCAACAACGGCCAGGACGTGTTCATGGTCAACTACACGTCCGACTTCCGTACGGTCAGCGCCAACCAGGTCTACTTCAGTCCCGGATACCCGGTGCTGGACGCGGACATCGTGGCCGACGGGTCCACGTTCTACATGTACTACAAGAACCTCAACGACGGCCTGCTCTACGGCGCCCGCTCGTCGACCGGCAACCCGAACAGCTACAGCACCTACACCAGCGGCCTGCGCCAGGGCAGCGCCATCGAGGCGCCGCTGCTGATCAAGAACAACACCGGCAGCGGGTGGCGGCTGTGGGGCGACTCGTTCAGCCCGGTCAACAACGACTACTACGCCTGGTCCACCGGCAACATCGGCGGCAACGCGTGGACACCGCTCGGCCAGCGCGACTTCACGCCGCCGCTGAACGCCAAGCACGGCTCGATCGTCGGCATCACCTCCGCCGAGTACGACGGGCTGGTCACCCGGTGGGGACTGCCGGCCTGGGTGCGGCTCAAGTCGTACAACTTCCCCGACCGGTTCGTCCGCCACGCCGACAACATCGGCCGCATCGACGCGTACCCGTTCGACCCGCACCAGGACCAGCTGTGGCGGATGGTTCCCGGCCTGGCCGACTCAGCCGCTGTCTCCTTCGAGTCGGTCAACTTCCCGGGCCGTTTCCTGCGGCACAGCGACTACGCGATCCGCCTGGACGCGAGCGACGGCACCGCCACGTTCCGCGGCGATGCCACGTTCACCCGGGTCGCCGGCCTCGCCGACAGCACCTGGTCGTCGTTCCGTTCCTACAACGTCCCGGACCGCTACCTGCGGCACTCCGGGTACGTGCTGCGCATCGACCCGCTCAGCGCGAGCGCGAGCGCCACCGACCGGCAGGACGCGACCTTCCGTGTCTGCTGA